From a single Rosa rugosa chromosome 7, drRosRugo1.1, whole genome shotgun sequence genomic region:
- the LOC133723100 gene encoding uncharacterized mitochondrial protein AtMg00810-like, whose protein sequence is MSPPPGLRRQGENYVCRLNKSLYGLKQASRQWFSKFTEAILDAGFIQSKADYSLFVQKVGNSLTVLLIYVDDILITGNNLDSIRATKEFLHARFRIKDLGDLKFFLGIEIARSHKGIYLSQRKYALEIIKDTGFLGVKPVDFPMEECKLSNKGELLKDPAVYRRLVGRLIYLTITRPDITYSVHVLSRFMHEPRQPHMAAALRIVKYLKASPGQGLLLSSNNDLSLKAFCDSDWAGCPITRRSTTGYCVFLGDSLISWRTKRQKTVSLSSAEAEYRAMAGTCCELTWLQYLFTDLHISIPRLAILHCDNQAALHIAANPVFHERTRHIEMDCHFIRDKILDGSIRTRFVGSLQQLADVFTKALSKDKFRSLLSKLGVLDIHSPT, encoded by the coding sequence ATGTCCCCTCCTCCTGGTCTTCGGCGACAGGGGGAGAATTATGTGTGTCGCCTCAACAAATCTCTCTATGGTTTGAAGCAAGCCTCGCGGCAATGGTTCTCCAAGTTTACCGAAGCCATTCTTGATGCCGGTTTCATCCAATCCAAGGCTGATTATTCTCTCTTTGTGCAAAAGGTTGGTAATTCCCTCACAGTACTATTaatatatgttgatgacattctTATTACTGGGAACAACCTAGACTCTATTCGTGCTACCAAAGAGTTTCTGCATGCCCGTTTTCGCATTAAGGACTTGGGTGACCTCAAGTTTTTCCTTGGAATTGAGATTGCACGATCACATAAAGGTATTTATCTATCTCAACGTAAATATGCGTTGGAAATTATTAAAGACACAGGTTTCTTGGGTGTTAAACCTGTTGATTTTCCCATGGAAGAATGCAAATTGTCAAATAAAGGTGAGCTGCTTAAGGATCCTGCTGTGTATCGGCGTTTGGTTGGACGACTTATATATCTCACTATCACCAGACCTGACATCACCTATTCAGTTCATGTCCTTAGTAGATTTATGCATGAACCTCGTCAACCTCACATGGCAGCCGCTCTTCGAATTGTTAAATATTTGAAAGCATCTCCCGGTCAAGGTTTGCTTTTGAGTTCTAATAATGATTTGAGTTTGAAGGCTTTTTGTGATTCCGATTGGGCTGGCTGCCCCATTACCCGCCGATCTACCACGGGATATTGTGTTTTCTTAGGAGACTCATTGATCTCATGGCGTACCAAGAGGCAAAAGACAGTATCATTGTCAAGTGCGGAAGCAGAATACAGAGCAATGGCTGGTACGTGTTGTGAGCTTACTTGGTTACAGTATTTGTTTACTGATTTGCATATATCTATTCCTAGACTGGCCATTCTGCATTGTGATAATCAGGCAGCTCTTCATATAGCTGCAAATCCGGTTTTTCATGAAAGAACACGCCATATTGAAATGGATTGTCATTTCATTCGGGACAAGATATTAGATGGTTCAATCCGAACTCGTTTTGTTGGTTCTTTGCAACAACTAGCAGATGTGTTCACAAAAGCGTTAAGCAAAGACAAGTTCAGGTCATTGTTAAGCAAGTTGGGAGTCCTTGAcatccactctccaacttga